A single region of the Arthrobacter sp. zg-Y20 genome encodes:
- a CDS encoding ABC transporter ATP-binding protein, whose protein sequence is MKTLAEHNPVPNTGTRLAAAAQQLNKTYGKGETQVHALRDVDVSFETGTFTAIMGPSGSGKSTLMHCLAGLDTADSGRIWIGGTELTGLNDAALTRLRRDSVGFVFQSFNLVPTLTAEQNITLPVALANGTVDRAWLDSLTETLGLTGRLKHRPHELSGGQQQRVAVARALLTRPDVLFGDEPTGNLDSKSGAEVLSLLRRSTAEMGQSIIMVTHDPVAASYADRVVLMNDGALVGELANPTPDTVLSALTKLGA, encoded by the coding sequence ATGAAAACACTCGCAGAGCATAATCCTGTTCCCAACACGGGGACCCGCCTGGCCGCTGCCGCCCAGCAGCTGAACAAGACCTACGGAAAGGGCGAAACCCAGGTCCACGCCCTTCGGGACGTGGACGTCAGCTTCGAAACCGGGACATTCACCGCCATCATGGGTCCGTCCGGCTCCGGCAAGTCCACCCTGATGCATTGCCTGGCCGGACTGGACACCGCCGACTCAGGTCGGATCTGGATTGGCGGCACCGAACTGACGGGGCTGAACGACGCCGCCCTCACACGGCTGCGGCGGGACTCCGTGGGCTTCGTTTTCCAGTCCTTCAACCTGGTTCCCACGCTGACGGCTGAACAGAACATCACGCTGCCCGTCGCCCTGGCCAACGGGACCGTTGACCGGGCATGGCTGGACAGCCTCACCGAAACCCTGGGCCTCACCGGGCGCCTGAAGCACCGCCCGCACGAACTTTCGGGCGGCCAGCAGCAACGCGTCGCCGTCGCCCGCGCCCTGCTGACCCGCCCGGATGTCCTGTTCGGCGACGAACCCACCGGCAACCTGGACTCGAAGTCCGGCGCAGAGGTGCTTTCGCTGCTGCGCCGCTCCACCGCGGAAATGGGCCAGAGCATCATCATGGTCACCCACGACCCCGTTGCCGCTTCCTATGCGGACCGGGTGGTGCTGATGAACGACGGCGCACTGGTAGGCGAACTGGCCAACCCCACTCCGGACACCGTGCTGTCTGCCCTGACCAAGCTGGGGGCGTAG